The Methanotorris formicicus Mc-S-70 genome segment GGTTTGATAAAGAAAAAATGACATTTGACGAAAAAAATACACTGACAGAAAAATTAAGGGGCATATTCCATTGGAACTTTTTAGAGTTATGTCATACATAGCAATAAAAAAAATTAAAGAGAAGGGTTCTGAAATAACTTTGTATGAGATTGGGTATGAATTTGGAAAGTTTTTAAAGCCAAAAAACATTAGGGAATTAAAAACATTTTTTAGAAAAAACAATTTGGGAATTTTAGAGATTGAAAGTAGAAAACCGTTTATTTTGAAAGTAAGGGAATGTGCAATGTGTGGTGGTTTGGAGATTAACGAGCCAATTTGTTACTTTGATGCTGGATTACTTGCGGGAGCCTTGGAATGCATATTAAATAAAACTGTTGTAGTTGATGAAATAAAATGTATGGGCCAAGGGTATGATGCCTGTTACTTTAAGATTGGGGTTGTAAATAATAACCCCACTATTTCCGAATA includes the following:
- a CDS encoding V4R domain-containing protein, whose protein sequence is MELFRVMSYIAIKKIKEKGSEITLYEIGYEFGKFLKPKNIRELKTFFRKNNLGILEIESRKPFILKVRECAMCGGLEINEPICYFDAGLLAGALECILNKTVVVDEIKCMGQGYDACYFKIGVVNNNPTISEY